From a single Stackebrandtia endophytica genomic region:
- a CDS encoding tetratricopeptide repeat protein, with amino-acid sequence MDTATCYERGVDFFDAKDYISAAQWLEQVVSDAPDHMAARMLLARSYYHSAQLGKAEAQLRNVLEQNPAEAYAHLMLGRTLQRQSRPDEATAHMRLAAAMTGGSLDG; translated from the coding sequence ATGGACACCGCGACCTGCTATGAACGTGGCGTCGACTTCTTCGACGCCAAGGATTACATCTCGGCCGCACAGTGGCTGGAGCAGGTGGTCTCCGACGCCCCCGACCACATGGCGGCTCGGATGCTGTTGGCCCGGTCCTACTACCACTCCGCCCAGCTCGGCAAGGCGGAGGCGCAGTTGCGGAACGTGTTGGAGCAGAACCCCGCAGAGGCGTACGCGCACTTGATGCTGGGCCGCACGCTGCAACGACAGAGTCGTCCCGACGAGGCGACCGCCCATATGCGATTGGCGGCCGCCATGACCGGCGGGTCACTCGACGGCTGA